One region of Cydia pomonella isolate Wapato2018A chromosome 25, ilCydPomo1, whole genome shotgun sequence genomic DNA includes:
- the LOC133531521 gene encoding ommochrome-binding protein-like gives MLLLILIISSASAQTFQQFCLPFHNNYYQPTIIKEGVKDVQKLVLNRNDNTLYFIFNRVGDAGYSLGYVNLDTKLAGVVDGIRNASSVTVDQVNNVVYAGGKEGLYIVKSIDDRKEIEKMPVFHDIYDIFFKGVLYFSTKRREAFRVRNNVVYRLPALAGVSVEKILLDDDNNILFTANRKLFRLKLGTRDIAVHEDLLVDGITVDVDFIPFVTTTQGVYVYNKYKYALDPVSNERLRSLNAITFSKDDELIYEAAGNIYKLTRCQ, from the coding sequence ATGCTCCTCCTCATTCTCATCATCAGTTCAGCATCAGCGCAGACCTTCCAGCAGTTCTGTCTCCCCTTCCACAACAACTACTACCAACCAACCATCATCAAAGAAGGCGTCAAAGATGTGCAAAAACTAGTACTTAACCGGAATGATAATACTCTATACTTCATCTTTAACCGAGTTGGAGATGCTGGATATAGTTTAGGATATGTAAATCTAGATACAAAGCTTGCAGGAGTAGTGGATGGTATTAGAAATGCTTCATCAGTAACTGTCGATCAAGTTAATAACGTGGTATATGCGGGTGGCAAAGAAGGTCTATACATTGTTAAATCCATAGATGATAGGAAAGAGATTGAAAAAATGCCAGTCTTTCACGATATTTATGACATTTTCTTTAAAGGTGTTCTCTATTTTAGCACAAAAAGACGTGAAGCATTTAGAGTTAGAAATAACGTAGTTTATAGACTTCCAGCGTTAGCAGGTGTGTCGGTTGAAAAAATACTGTTAGATGATGATAATAACATACTTTTTACTGCAAATAGGAAGTTATTTAGACTTAAATTAGGTACCAGAGATATCGCAGTACATGAAGATTTACTTGTAGACGGTATAACAGTGGATGTAGACTTTATACCTTTCGTGACGACAACTCAAGGTGTATacgtgtataataaatataagtatgcTTTAGATCCGGTGTCAAACGAAAGGCTTAGGAGTCTGAATGCGATAACGTTTAGTAAAGACGATGAATTGATATATGAAGCCGCGGGGAATATTTATAAACTTACTAGGTGTcagtga
- the LOC133531486 gene encoding thioredoxin-related transmembrane protein 2 homolog, with protein sequence MSFKQDLRQLLKPYYWVNILLSISYVTAKRTGVICNFLFPDVDCELDSRETEILFFLIIVVMLRTRKAGSVTMVNYLSSSFVYTKIANLILWLYADVRYGLPFGALLILTALLLPEPTYTGPEHIIYFRGVGTLDEELRHKGTTWLVCLYAAWHPACVNFAPVFAELSASYSLDNLKFGKMDIGRYPEAAAKYRIQDGPTSRQLPTVLLFNDGAESLRRPHPDTQGKLQKFLFSKDNVKAAFDLDALYQQCKDKLAKPKDKTKDKKTQ encoded by the exons atGTCTTTCAAGCAAGATTTGCGTCAATTACTAAAGCCCTATTACTGGGTCAACATATTACTAAGCATTTCATACGTTACGGCTAAAAGGACGGGTGTGATTTGCAATTTTCTGTTCCCTGATGTAGATTGCGAGTTAGACAGTCGAGAAACGGAAATTCTATTTTTCCTAATTATCGTAGTGATGTTGCGGACGAGGAAGGCGGGGAGTGTGACGATGGTTAACTATTTGTCGTCTTCGTTCGTGTATACGAAGATCGCTAACCTAATTTTGTGGTTGTATGCGGATGTCAG ATATGGCCTACCATTCGGCGCTCTGCTCATCCTGACTGCCCTCCTCCTCCCCGAGCCCACCTACACGGGCCCGGAGCACATCATCTACTTCCGCGGCGTGGGCACGCTGGACGAGGAGCTCCGCCACAAGGGCACCACGTGGCTGGTGTGTCTGTACGCGGCGTGGCACCCGGCctgcgtcaactttgctccggTATTCGCTGAGTTGTCGGCGAGCTACAGTTTGGACAATTTGAAGTTCGGAAAGATGGATATTGGCAG ATACCCCGAGGCGGCAGCGAAGTACCGCATCCAAGACGGCCCGACTAGTCGTCAGCTCCCGACTGTGCTGCTGTTCAACGACGGGGCGGAGTCGCTGCGCCGCCCGCACCCGGACACCCAGGGCAAGCTACAAAA ATTCCTGTTCTCCAAAGACAACGTGAAGGCCGCCTTCGACTTGGACGCGCTGTACCAGCAGTGCAAAGACAAGCTCGCCAAACCAAAAGACAAGACTAAAGACAAGAAGACACAATAG